A portion of the Lolium rigidum isolate FL_2022 chromosome 1, APGP_CSIRO_Lrig_0.1, whole genome shotgun sequence genome contains these proteins:
- the LOC124670770 gene encoding cytochrome P450 709B2-like — MASGAVLGLVALVVVVATWLWTAAMHHLVWRPYAVAKSFRRQGIRGPAYRFFVGNNEESKAMRVATANDVLNIRSHDIIPRVLPQYQAWTASYGKVFLSWTGYTPALCVGDYDMVKQILSNKSGLYNKPDPGPNILALLGKGLVFADGDLWTRHRHVVHPAFTMDKLKMMAKTMAECAGKVVGAWEARAAAASGGVARVENIGQQFVELTADVISHTAFGSSYREGKEVFVAQGELQYIAFTSINKVRVPGLQYLPTKTNVRRWQLTKKVRGTLMAIIRDRQAAAKDARGYGNDLLGLMLEANALADAGEQRAAMSMDEIIDECKTFFFAGHDTTSHLLTWAVFLLGTHPEWQQKLREEVLRECGGTKAPIHGDALNKLKIATMVLYETLRLYGAVTIIARKAVADTELGGVKIPKGTMTMIPIAMMHRDEEVWGADAGTFNPDRFRNGVGRAAKHPSAMLGFSVGPRSCIGQDFAMLEAKATLALIVRQFEFEVAPEYVHAPADFLTLQPKCGLPILLKLLHQ, encoded by the exons ATGGCGTCTGGTGCAGTGTTGGGCCTGGTCGCTCTGGTCGTGGTGGTCGCAACCTGGCTGTGGACAGCAGCGATGCACCACCTGGTGTGGCGTCCCTACGCCGTCGCGAAATCCTTCCGCCGGCAGGGCATCCGCGGGCCGGCGTACCGGTTTTTCGTCGGCAACAACGAGGAGTCCAAGGCCATGCGTGTGGCGACGGCCAACGACGTGCTGAACATCCGTTCTCACGACATCATCCCGCGCGTGCTGCCGCAGTACCAGGCCTGGACGGCGTCGTACGGCAAGGTGTTCCTGTCGTGGACGGGGTACACGCCGGCGCTCTGCGTCGGCGACTAcgacatggtgaagcagatcctgtCCAACAAGTCTGGCCTGTACAACAAGCCGGACCCGGGGCCGAACATCCTGGCACTGCTGGGCAAAGGCCTCGTCTTCGCTGACGGCGACCTCTGGACGCGCCACCGCCACGTCGTGCACCCGGCCTTCACCATGGACAAGCTCAAGATGATGGCCAAAACGATGGCGGAGTGTGCTGGCAAAGTTGTCGGGGCCTGGGAGGCGCGCGCAGCTGCGGCTAGCGGTGGTGTCGCGCGGGTGGAGAACATCGGGCAGCAGTTCGTGGAGCTGACCGCCGACGTGATCTCGCACACGGCGTTCGGGAGCAGCTACAGGGAGGGAAAGGAGGTGTTCGTGGCGCAAGGGGAGCTGCAGTACATCGCATTCACCAGCATCAACAAGGTCCGCGTCCCGGGCCTCCAGTACCTCCCCACCAAGACCAACGTGCGGCGCTGGCAGCTGACAAAAAAGGTGCGCGGCACTCTCATGGCGATCATCCGCGACCGGCAGGCCGCTGCCAAGGACGCCAGGGGATACGGAAACGACCTTCTCGGCCTGATGCTCGAGGCCAACGCGCTGGCTGACGCCGGCGAGCAGAGGGCGGCCATgagcatggacgagatcatcgaCGAGTGCAAGACTTTCTTCTTCGCCGGGCACGACACTACCTCGCACCTCCTCACCTGGGCCGTCTTCCTCCTCGGCACGCATCCCGAGTGGCAGCAAAAGCTCAGGGAGGAGGTCCTCCGGGAGTGCGGCGGCACGAAGGCGCCCATACATGGCGACGCCCTCAACAAGCTCAAAATC GCGACGATGGTGCTGTACGAGACGTTGAGGCTGTACGGCGCGGTGACCATAATAGCGAGGAAGGCGGTGGCAGACACAGAGCTCGGCGGCGTGAAGATCCCCAAGGGCACCATGACAATGATACCGATTGCGATGATGCACCGCGACGAGGAGGTGTGGGGCGCGGACGCCGGCACGTTCAACCCAGACCGGTTCCGGAACGGCGTGGGTAGGGCGGCCAAGCACCCGAGCGCGATGCTGGGCTTCTCCGTCGGTCCGCGGTCGTGCATCGGCCAGGACTTCGCGATGCTGGAGGCCAAGGCCACGCTCGCCCTGATCGTACGGCAGTTCGAGTTCGAGGTCGCGCCGGAGTATGTGCACGCGCCGGCCGACTTCCTGACGCTGCAGCCCAAGTGCGGGCTCCCAATCCTACTCAAGCTCTTACATCAGTAA